In a single window of the Vicia villosa cultivar HV-30 ecotype Madison, WI unplaced genomic scaffold, Vvil1.0 ctg.006624F_1_1, whole genome shotgun sequence genome:
- the LOC131643023 gene encoding uncharacterized protein LOC131643023: MSRPVERIAEINDGKELWKIVVRIHHRWKVVSNSKEHFEMIFVDKLVITLFMFQEMIFIAVVPAPHVSVFTEKCLLGHTYTVSNFKVVPYVLAFRASGHRYMIKFTAGTSVLDEDKHEIPPKSILFTSFSDIITGRFDKHVLIHVVGMVDSIGYAQTESGAKKQQISMMLRDHSNNMLNCTLWESYADQFIKFNKVRVAASLPTVVLLQYAKVKEEGKYPLSVTNTYNVTLLCVDADFPIMKDFIDRMPEESKVTLSDQLGGNSQYSSQSSENQQLTPVQKIVTFCATVATTKLLVASPFGWFYRACHMCQSIARGDSPPFECEAGHETMVEVLRYKIEIEVTHGGQSCNFVFWNRECEMLLGLSASQLRNTMIQIKESVDEAKTDANEDCELVTDLEITSEHKPNAVTPGGKRHLPAASSESIDGELSSNKLKKIIKMEKID, encoded by the exons ATGTCAAGGCCTGTTGAGAGAATAGCAGAGATCAATGATGGAAAAGAGCTTTGGAAGATTGTTGTTAGGATTCACCACCGATGGAAAGTTGTCTCCAACAGCAAGGAACATTTTGAAATGATCTTtgttgacaaattggtgattaccCTGTTTATGTTTCA GGAGATGATATTCATTGCTGTTGTTCCAGCACCGCATGTGTCGGTTTTCACCGAAAAATGCTTATTAGGCCATACTTATACTGTATCTAATTTTAAGGTGGTGCCTTATGTTCTGGCCTTCAGGGCATCGGGACACAGATATATGATAAAGTTTACTGCTGGAACGTCTGTTCTTGATGAAGACAAACATGAGATACCCCCGAAATCGATTTTATTTACAAGTTTTTCAGACATCATAACAGGGAGGTTTGACAAACATGTTCTGATTC ATGTCGTTGGAATGGTGGATAGTATTGGTTATGCGCAGACTGAGTCAGGTGCAAAGAAGCAGCAAATTAGCATGATGTTGCGTGATCACAG CAACAACATGTTGAACTGTACTCTGTGGGAATCATACGCGGATCAGTTCATCAAGTTTAACAAAGTTAGGGTTGCTGCATCACTACCTACAGTTGTGTTGCTTCAGTATGCCAAAGTGAAGGAAGAAG GAAAGTATCCTCTGTCTGTGACAAACACCTACAATGTGACCCTTTTATGTGTTGATGCTGATTTTCCGATCATGAAAGACTTTATTGATAG AATGCCTGAGGAGAGCAAGGTAACCCTGTCTGACCAACTTGGAGGGAATTCCCAATATTCCTCCCAAAGTTCTGAAAATCAACAGCTCACTCCTGTGCAAAAAATT GTTACATTTTGCGCTACTGTCGCTACAACAAAATTATTAGTAGCATCTCCGTTTGGATGGTTCTATCGTGCCTGCCATATGTGTCAATCTATAGCGCGCGGGGACAGCCCCCCCTTTGAGTGTGAAGCTGGTCATGAAACCATGGTTGAAGTCCTTAG GTATAAGATTGAAATTGAGGTTACTCACGGGGGCCAAAGCTGCAATTTTGTCTTCTGGAACAGAGAATGTGAAATGCTGTTGGGTTTATCTGCATCGCAACTTCGTAACACTATGATTCAG ATTAAAGAGAGTGTTGATGAAGCTAAAACAGATGCCAATGAAGACTGTGAATTGGTTACA GACCTGGAAATTACATCTGAACACAAGCCGAATGCTGTCACACCTGGTGGTAAGAGACATCTTCCTGCTGCATCAAGTGAATCTATTGATGGGGAACTGTCATCAAACAAGCTGAAGAAGATAATTAAAATGGAGAAGATTGATTag
- the LOC131643024 gene encoding uncharacterized protein LOC131643024 — translation MWRTLAGALRSKHDICLTVATSGIASLLLPGGRTAHSKFRIPVPTMDNSTCKVEFNDDVADMLRQTKLIIWDEAPMAHKYAIESLDRTLKDVMSADKNSTDVFGGKVVVFGGDFRQILPVVPRGSRSDIVHCAINASYIWHSVEVLTLTRNMRLRTGSTQTDKNEIAQFSDWLLRIGEGRISEPNDGTAEINIPPDILIT, via the coding sequence ATGTGGAGAACACTCGCAGGTGCATTAAGATCAAAACACGATATATGTTTAACTGTTGCAACTAGCGGTATAGCATCATTGTTACTTCCAGGAGGTAGAACTGCACATTCAAAGTTCAGGATACCGGTACCAACTATGGACAATTCTACTTGCAAGGTTGAATTCAACGATGATGTCGCAGACATGTTACGACAGACAAAGCTTATAATATGGGATGAGGCACCAATGGCGCATAAGTATGCAATAGAATCGCTTGACAGAACTTTGAAAGATGTTATGAGTGCAGACAAAAATTCAACTGATGTATTCGGTGGAAAGGTTGTTGTTTTCGGGGGCGATTTCAGACAGATTTTACCTGTCGTCCCCAGAGGCAGTCGTTCCGATATTGTACACTGTGCCATAAATGCATCTTACATATGGCATTCAGTTGAGGTATTAACATTGACAAGAAACATGCGGCTACGAACAGGATCAACACAGACTGACAAAAATGAGATAGCACAGTTTTCAGATTGGCTTTTAAGAATAGGAGAGGGCCGAATATCTGAGCCTAATGACGGCACCGCCGAAATCAACATACCACCTGATATTCTGATAACATAA
- the LOC131643025 gene encoding uncharacterized protein LOC131643025, with protein MPGEIRDYYNANSVDKSEIHDPAVVDILTPEFLSSLRTSGLPNHHLKLKVGTPIMLMRNIDQAEGLCNGTRLCITKMAAHVLEASIMGGKGLGNLVYIPRMDMSPSQSPWPFKLNRRQFPIIVSYSMTINKSQGQSLDNVGLYLPKDVFTHGQIYVALSRVTTKKGIKILIHDEEKKFREKTTNVVYKEVFNNV; from the exons ATGCCAG GAGAGATTCGTGACTACTACAACGCAAATTCAGTTGACAAGTCTGAGATTCATGACCCAGCAGTAGTTGATATCCTCACACCAGAATTTCTAAGTTCCCTCCGAACATCAGGATTGCCAAACCATCACTTAAAACTAAAGGTTGGGACACCTATAATGCTCATGAGAAATATAGATCAGGCTGAAGGTTTATGTAACGGCACAAGGCTGTGTATAACAAAGATGGCAGCCCATGTACTGGAGGCTTCAATAATGGGTGGTAAAGGTTTGGGAAATTTGGTTTACATACCTCGAATGGACATGTCACCATCCCAATCACCATGGCCATTCAAACTGAATAGGAGACAGTTCCCTATTATAGTTTCCTATTCTATGACAATTAACAAATCACAGGGACAGTCATTGGATAATGTTGGTTTGTACTTACCGAAAGATGTATTCACACATGGCCAGATTTATGTCGCATTGTCAAGAGTAACAACAAAAAAGGGAATCAAAATACTGATacatgatgaagaaaagaaattcaGGGAGAAAACTACAAATGTTGTGTATAAAGAAGTTTTTAACAATGTCTAA
- the LOC131643026 gene encoding uncharacterized protein LOC131643026, which yields MEGRVDQAVRGKGEENSVNQMAVGKAVTSDNSVCHEPVVDDFSCHVEQPAKLQYCIWKQDVSNGKMAQSCLLEIPEHVVASRWLHGARFVDLVDWEREVRYECEVHHTEKGQMFLGRGWYKFAKERCLLDGDSMGFSVKDPISKEILVTMLKY from the exons ATGGAAGGAAGAGTTGATCAAGCAGTGAGAGGTAAAG GTGAAGAAAACTCGGTCAACCAAATGGCTGTGGGGAAAGctgtcacctctgataactctgt ATGCCATGAAcctgttgttgatgattttagtTGCCATGTAGAACAGCCTGCTAAGTTACAATATTGTATCTGGAAGCAAGATGTGTCCAACGGGAAGATGGCTCAGTCATGTCTTCTT GAAATTCCTGAGCATGTTGTGGCAAGTCGCTGGCTCCATGGAGCAAGGTTTGTAGATTTGGTTGACTGGGAAAGGGAAGTCAGGTATGAATGTGAAGTTCATCATACCGAAAAGGGTCAGATGTTCTTAGGGCGTGGTTGGTACAAATTTGCCAAGGAAAGGTGCCTGCTTGATGGAGACTCTATGGGCTTCAGCGTTAAGGATCCCATCAGCAAGGAGATACTTGTAACAATGTTGAAATATTAA